From the Bacteroidota bacterium genome, one window contains:
- a CDS encoding polysaccharide deacetylase family protein — MPSNSPDPLKNLRHLIIFFTLALPLTLCHAQGVIALSFDDPNTAASPSMIWQERNQKILQTLAFHDLKTVLFVCRNKVDDPRGRALVSSWAKAGHAIANHSATHPNFGSKKATAAQFEQELVSCDSFITAFANATKLFRFPFLKEGFSAEKRDSMRQILENHGYRNGYVSIDASDWYVDQMLCDSLRKNPYLDPRPYKEFYVSHILERANYYDSLAVLLTGRKVQHVLLLHHNLLNALFLDDVIRSLTAKGWAFHQTLDAYKDPIYREQPAIVPAGEGIIWGLAEAQEKHAKNLRYPAEDSEYEAERLLRALQKQ, encoded by the coding sequence ATGCCCTCAAATAGTCCCGATCCGTTGAAAAATCTCCGCCACCTCATCATTTTTTTCACACTCGCACTCCCTCTCACACTGTGCCACGCCCAGGGGGTGATCGCGTTGAGCTTCGACGATCCCAATACAGCTGCAAGCCCCTCAATGATTTGGCAGGAACGCAACCAGAAAATCCTGCAAACCTTGGCTTTTCATGATTTGAAAACGGTCCTTTTTGTCTGCCGAAACAAAGTCGACGATCCGCGCGGACGCGCTTTGGTCAGTAGCTGGGCCAAGGCGGGTCATGCCATTGCCAACCATTCGGCAACGCATCCCAATTTTGGCTCAAAAAAGGCGACCGCGGCCCAATTTGAGCAGGAATTGGTCAGCTGCGACAGCTTCATTACGGCATTTGCCAATGCAACCAAGCTTTTCAGGTTTCCATTTTTGAAGGAAGGTTTTTCTGCAGAAAAACGGGATTCGATGCGGCAAATCCTGGAAAATCATGGCTATCGGAATGGATATGTATCGATCGACGCAAGCGATTGGTATGTGGACCAAATGCTCTGCGACAGCCTGCGCAAAAATCCGTATTTGGATCCGCGACCCTACAAGGAATTTTACGTTTCCCATATTCTGGAACGGGCGAATTATTACGATTCGTTGGCGGTTTTGCTTACGGGACGCAAGGTACAACATGTATTATTGCTCCACCATAACCTGCTGAATGCGCTATTTTTAGACGACGTGATTCGCAGTCTAACGGCCAAAGGCTGGGCCTTTCATCAGACGTTGGATGCTTACAAGGATCCGATTTACCGGGAACAGCCAGCCATTGTCCCCGCAGGAGAAGGCATCATCTGGGGACTGGCAGAGGCGCAGGAAAAGCATGCAAAGAACCTGCGCTATCCGGCGGAGGACAGTGAATATGAGGCGGAGCGTTTGCTTCGCGCCTTACAAAAGCAATAG